From a region of the Megalops cyprinoides isolate fMegCyp1 chromosome 13, fMegCyp1.pri, whole genome shotgun sequence genome:
- the zgc:162592 gene encoding probable G-protein coupled receptor 21: MLNITSGQAATDGSFNSTITDSQRLLELSHRPIKIAIISVLGVMITLGNMAVVSVIASSVAGWSRNSRYFLLSLTGADAAFGLVVMPLNLCVSLLKDYSDGPDPFCHVVAFFNSTIYATCMYTLATISLERYVAVFNPLKYTSLMTRRRALILIAFAWLFPPVLLLPISFPDGIIKVHFSTASLVCNPSYSTNVVYSLTLTCLIFFPCSTIMTYANLRLWFAAKRQRLKLQKHNMGGHIRPDVASRVLVPVMTVYYTCWTPCMVTILYNAISGGKVPEWVEFVAVWLPTSNGFLNCIFYFWINRSFRRKFRLLAQRLCLVLCPKISRTLGCESPAAVHVVAGVWDNNNSLQERSSSVSSTCTLLTLVTETHI, encoded by the exons ATGCTCAACATCACATCAGGTCAAGCTGCTACCGATGGGAGCTTTAATTCAACCATCACGGACAGTCAAAGGCTTCTTGAGTTATCCCATCGCCCcataaaaatagcaataatatCGGTTTTGGGAGTTATGATTACACTGGGGAACATGGCTGTCGTTTCAGTCATCGCCTCCTCAGTGGCCGGGTGGTCAAGAAACTCACGGTACTTTTTACTTTCTCTGACTGGAGCCGACGCTGCGTTCGGACTCGTTGTCATGCCTCTGAACCTCTGCGTAAGTCTGCTGAAGGACTACAGCGACGGGCCTGATCCCTTCTGTCATGTTGTGGCATTTTTTAACTCAACGATTTACGCCACTTGCATGTATACTCTCGCCACCATAAGCCTCGAAAGGTACGTGGCGGTGTTCAATCCGCTGAAGTACACATCATTAATGACTAGAAGGAGAGCTCTGATTTTGATAGCGTTCGCCTGGTTATTCCcacctgtgctgctgttgcctATCTCCTTTCCCGATGGGATCATTAAGGTGCACTTCTCCACGGCGTCTTTGGTCTGCAACCCCTCGTATTCTACCAACGTTGTGTATTCTTTGACTTTAACCTGCTTAATATTTTTCCCGTGTTCAACCATCATGACTTACGCCAACCTTCGGCTCTGGTTTGCTGCAAAGAGGCAGCGGTTAAAACTTCAGAAGCACAACATGGGCGGCCACATCAGACCCGACGTGGCCTCCCGTGTGCTTGTTCCAGTTATGACTGTATACTATACCTGCTGGACGCCATGCATGGTGACTATCCTGTACAACG CCATCTCGGGCGGAAAGGTTCCGGAGTGGGTGGAGTTTGTGGCCGTGTGGCTGCCCACGTCCAACGGCTTCCTCAACTGCATCTTCTACTTCTGGATCAACCGCAGCTTCCGCAGGAAGTTCCGCCTCCTGGCCCAGAGGCTTTGCCTGGTGCTGTGCCCCAAGATCAGCAGAACCCTCGGGTGCGAGTCCCCGGCTGCCGTCCACGTGGTGGCCGGCGTCTGGGACAACAACAACTCCCTCCAGGAACGCTCCTCTAGCGTGTCCTCCACATGCACCCTGTTAACCCTGGTTACTGAGACCCACATCTGA